The Loxodonta africana isolate mLoxAfr1 chromosome 14, mLoxAfr1.hap2, whole genome shotgun sequence DNA window ACCGACCTGTGCAACACCAGCAGGGCCCACGACCTGCAGCCGGCCCTGGGTACCGTGGCACTGCTCAGCACACTCGGCGGCCTGCTGTTCTGGGGCCCTGGACAGCTGTAGCTCTGGCTGGGCCTGGCTGCGGTCCACGTCACAGGGCCCCCCGGAGACACCTCATACACAGCCTGCGCTCCTCCCACCCTAGAAAATGTGTCTGGCCATGCACCTCTGGTGCTCCCAACACTCCCATGGCTCCCTCCAGGACTCCAGCCCCAGCCCGAGCTCTTCCTACCCCCTTGCCCCCACCGCCGCCCCTCCCTCAGGGTCTGGGCTGCTACGGTTTCTACTGCCCAGTATTCCAGCCATCCCTTAATCCTCAGCTCAGGCAcctcttcctccaggaagcctttggTGCCCATCTCTGTGAGCCTATCAGTTCCCTTGGCTCCCCCGCTTCCAGCATGGGGCAGCCTAAAGGACCCAGCCCAGGCTGGGATGGAATGAACTGAATAGAATTAGGGCAGGGAGGCTGCAAGGAGATGAGGCCTGGGGGGACAGGCCAGCCTCCCCATTTCCCAGGGGGTCCATTGGGCAGCAGCCCCAGCACACAGCAGGCCCTTAATAAATGCCCATGGCTGTGGGTGCAGAGAGCCTCTGTCCTGTGCACTGccgggtcagggtctgggtccgGCCCTGGTTGGAGTCTAGTCAAGGTCAGGGCCAGGGTCGGGGTCCTGCTTGGCCCGCTGTGCCTGGTCCATGCTGAGCCCCCATCTGTGGCTTCGGCTCTGTTCCTGCCTTTGTGGGGTGGGCAGGactggcctggaaggcagagggcGCATCTCCCGGGAACCCAGCATTTGCCGTGCCCTCAAGAACGCTGCCAAGCCTCTCTGCGCCTTACACGTCACCTGTGACCCCTCTGGGGCTGCCATGAGGACTGACCTGAGGATTTACAGGAAGGAGAAGGTTCCAGGAAGGGGTGAGGGGTTGCTGCTACCACCTGAGGCCTCCCTCAGGGTCCAAGCCCTGTCCCTCTCCCCTTGACCTACTCTGTCCTGCCGCATTCACTCAGTGACTGTTATCTAGCCCCTGCCATAGTCCACTCTCAGACACAGCGGGCACCTGGGCCTGGCTGGGTTCTTCCTGGCCCCTCTGGCCCCCTTCCCAGGGGTGGAGCTTACAGCATGGTTGAGTCAGATGAACAGGACAAATACCTAAACACATGGCATGCTAGTGACGAGGGCTCGGAAAATAATACAGCAAGGAGCCCCTCTGCTTtataaaaatttgtattttgttgttttaagattTCCAGTTTCACAGTACACAGTAAAAGAGTCAAACGCTACAAGATGCTGCCCTGGGACTGGTTGGCCATCCCCACCTGCCCAGGCCCTGGCCCCTCTCTGGTTCACCCCATTACTCCTTTTTGGGGCTTCTTCCGTGGTCATTCTGTGCCACGACAACACCCCGTGTACGTGGAGTCCTGGGGGATGGACCCTCACCCCTCAGGGCACAGGGGAGGGCAGCCTGTGACCTGGGTGTGCTCCAAGGGAACGGCTGCCTGGGTGGTGTTCAGGGGGGTCACAGTGCCACTTTCAGAGATGCAGGGGAGGAACAGAGTTGCCCAGCCACGTGATGAGTGCTGGCTGAGCCAGGACCATGTGCGGAACTGGAGCCCTGTAGTGGGAGGTGAGTCTCAGAAAGGCTCCAGGGCCCCAGCCAGCCCCACTTCCGGCCCGATACCCCAGGTAGGCTCCCTCCTCTTGAACACTGGGCAGTGCAGAGTAGTGGAGGTCAGGAGGACAGGGTTTCCCATGCCAAGCCTCATTGACCCGAAGGGTGGCTGTACCCCTCCACCCCCCTGCCTTCCAGCCCGGCCTCTCCCCGCCTGCCCTGCTGAGGTCCAGGCACGTTCAGCACACACACCTCAGGTGGCCCCGTTCAGGGTCCAGGGACCGCCTTTATTTCCTGGGAAGGCATGCAGACCTGGGGCCCCCAGGTAGAACTTGGGGCAGCTGGTGATTCTGGCTGCACCCTGCTTCCTCCTGAGCCATCCTGACCCTGGGCACAGGAGGCTGGTAACCTGCCCTGCCTCATTCAAGACACAAATATTTATCGAGCCCCTGACCTGTTCCAGGCGCTTGGGACTCAGCGGTCGTCCAGGTCTGGCTGGGTTGTCCCCAGCCCCTCCTGGCCCCCTCCACAGGTACACAGCTACAGCGCAGTGGAGTCAGGTGAACAGGACAGACACACACAGCATATAAGCCACAAAAACAAgaagagaaaacaaagcaagGGGGGACGATCGAAACTACAGCGGCACAGAAAAGCGTGGCCAGGGGCCTGAGACCCAAGGGGCCAGGGGATGTTGTCATGAAGTCAGCCACTCCACAGAGCAGGACTAGAGCCCACACATCACCATGGGGGCCACACTGTGGTGGAGGGGTCCTTGTCCCTggggctgaggctcagagaggctgggCAATGTGCCCCAGCCTGCAGGGTCCCTGACGGAGCTCATGGAGAGGGGAGCTGGCTGGGCTCTGTGCTGGGTGACCTCAACGCCGGGCCCCTCTGACCTCCTAGAGCCACCCCAGTGACGACAGAGGCTCCATGCTGAGGACAGAGAGCAGCCTGCTCAGAACCCCCTCACCCCACAACAGAGCAACAGGCTCTGAAGGGCAGGAGCCAGCCCCAGTCACACACTCGTGGGGGGCATCTTGTCGGGGCCAGGCAGTGAGGCCACCCACATAAGTAGCCCTATGGGGGCTCTGTGGTTGAGAGGCACCCCCACTTGCCGACTGGGGTGGGATCTGGACTTGAACCTacactccctccctctctccccacaggGTCTCATCTGGAAACCACAGAagagctggggtggggtgggtctGCTCCCAGAGGGCAGCAATGAGGACAGCCGGGAACAGGGCCATGGGGGTGCAGAGAGGTTCCCAGCAAAGGAGATGGGGTCAGAGGTCAGACCCTCTGGCTGCTGAGAGGGTCCAGTGGGGGGGAAAGGGAGAGGGGAGGTCTGGGAAGAGGGGTCTGAACACTTCTCTGCCTCCTGAGATCCATCTCTGTCCACTAGCTCCTCCCCCCCCATGCTGATCTCTACCCCTCCCACGCCCCATCTCTCCCTTCCCAGATCCCCTAGGTGGAGTGCACGCCAGGTGCCTCCCTCTGCCTCCTCCTCAGCCAAACCGTAGCGGACCAAGTTGCAGCCAGCAAGTGCCAACCAGACAAGACGGAGTTCTGGATCTAGGGTAGGGTGGTCCGGGGAGACAGCCCCAAAGAGCCCCTGTCACGTGCACGGAGCCCCTCCCGCCTGCGCAGCAGCTGCCACCCTGCGCCACCGCATGCACAGGAACCGAGGGACCCCAGGAGTCCCCAAAGCCCCTCCACCCCGCGAAGTTTCACGGGCTCAGGCACGACAAGCCCAGGCCGAGAGAGGCTGCGGACAACTTCCAGCCAACTGCTGTGACCACCCCAGGATACCCACGTTCGTTGGGACCCATGCAACCGAACGGAGGGGCTGGGAAGGTGGGAATTCCTATGGTGCCCTGTCCTGCTGGCCCTGGGGACACGGGGTCTTGGAGGCACAGCAGACCTCgacctctgggcctcagcgggagACAGCCACTCCCTGCTTATCTACTCACATCAGGGTAAAACCGTGGCTGAGACCAGTGCTCAGGAGAGGTTCCCCTTGAGGGGAGGACCCTGGGGTGTAGCTCGGCCTGGGGTCAGGAAGGTGAAGATGGGAGAGAAGGGTCCCCTGGCAGGGGGAAAGCATGTGAGCCTGAGTGTGTGCCTGTATGTGTGGAAGGGCTGGATGGCACAGGTTCAGAAAGAGGCCGGTGCACAGGAGGCTGGGCTGAGGTCTTGGAAGCTACAGGCTGGCTTCTCATTCACCAGCCTTCACGGGCACCTCCAGGGGTAGGCCCCTGCCTTGGGCCCCTCCCCTGGGGAGGGGATGGGGCGTGGTGGGCAAAGTTAGTGACCAGGAGACTGCCTTCTCTGCATAGTGGCCGCAATGGGGCTTGAGGGACATGACCTCAGCCAGCGTCTCCATCCTGAGGGGCTGCTTGACCCTAGACAGATGGCTCTGAGGCTGGGCTGAGCCACGGTGAGAGGGGATTTTACCGGCATCAGCGAAACTGACTCAGGAAGGCCCTTCTCACCATCAGGACTTTCAGGGCAGCTGAAGCTGTCCTAAGAGGGAATGAGCTCCCTGTCCCCAGGAGTATGCAAGCTGATCCAGGGACCCAGGAGCACCCATAGCCCACTCTGCCAAGGCTGCTGGCCCCAGAAGCCAAGGTGGGCCAAGGCCTCCTCCGTCCAGGGAGCTCCTCCTTTGAGAAGGCCAGTGAGAACCCTGGAGCTCTAGCCCAGGCCCAGTGTGGACTGGGCTGGGGAGGCCTAGCTGCTGCCGGATGCTAAGAGCCCTCCAGGACGCCTTCTCTGAGCGTCCCTGACCCTGCAGCATATCCCTCGGGCCACCTACCCTTCCCAGCCAAGCAGCAAAGAGGGACAAGACACCGGAGCACGTGCGACGTCCCACCGGGCCGGCTCCCAAGTGGCTTATGGTGACATACATTTAACGCCACTGCTGAGTCATTAGCGTCTGCCCGACTCTGACCTTCCCCTGCCCTGGaagttatttgctccctctcccccacccccgcttCGAAAGCGGCTGGGGGGGCGGTGCTTGAGGACGGGGGTTAGCGGGATCGCTCGGGGACAGGGGTGCGTGTGAAGGATGACCAAAAAAGTGTACGGAGCCAGCTTGTGGTTGCGCCCCGAGCTGGCCGCGTGCGCACTGGGGCCCTCGCCCTACGGCGGTGGGGAGCCCTGGAGTTCTGGTGCAGAGTAGGGTCGGTTTCCATAGAGACCGCCAGACGCGCTTCTGGGGACCGTGCTGTTCCCATTTCTCTTGCAGAGTCCCGCAACCTGGGCCAGGAGAGCGCTGTGGCCTCTGCCCCAGTTCAGACCAGGGGCCACACCTGGGGGCGGACCCGAGTCTTGCAGGGCGGGGGAGCCAGCCACCAGCCCCCAGGCACCAGCCAGGCCCCGCGGAGGGCGGCGCTCAGCCAGCCTCTGCAGCGCCGGGCGCGGCCGCCAGATGCCGCTGTGGCACTCGGCCGGCCCCAGAGGCCCCGCCCCGGGGAGGTGCGGGCGGCGCAGGCCGGGGGGGCTGGGAGAGACGGACCGGACCACTGCGTGCGGGGGGGGCCCGGCGGCGCCGGCGGCCTGCGGTCCCTGCGGCGGCCCGCGGCGCATCTCCCCCTCGGCCGGCTCGGAGGTGGTGCGGCCCGCCGGCCCTCGCCGGGTCCGGCCGGGAAGCCGGGTCCGCGCGGGGCGGCGTCTCAGTGGCCCGCGCCCGCCGCCGCCGCGATGCTGTGGCTCCTGGTGGCGCCGCTGGCCCTGGCGCTCGCCTACTTCGCGCTGCTGGACGGCTGGTACCCGGTGCGCCTGACGTGGGCCTTGCTGCGCGCGCGCCTGCTGCAGCCGCCTGTCCGCGACCTGCTGGCCGAGCAGCGCTTTGCCGGCCGCGTGCTGCCCTCCGACCTGGACCTGCTGCTGCACATGAACAATGCGCGGTACCTGCGCGAGGCCGACATGGCGCGCAGCGCGCACCTGGCCCGCTGCGGCGTGCTGGGGGCGCTGCGCGCGCTCGGGGCGCGCACCGTGCTGGCTGCCTCGTGCGCGCGCTACCGCCGCTCGCTGCGCCTGCTCGAGCCCTTCGAGGTGCGCACCCGCCTGCTGGCCTGGGACGACAGCGCCTTCTTCCTGGAGGCTCGCTTCGTCAGCCTGCGCGACGGCTTCGTGTGCGCGCTGCTGCGCTTCCGCCAGCACATGCTGGGCACCTCACCTGAGCGCGTCGTGCAGCACTTGTGCAAGCGCAGGGTGAGCCACCCCGGCCCGGTGCACGACCCCCGCCCCCCGGAAGGGCCCATCCCGCCTGACAGTGCCCCGACCTTGCTTCCGGACCCAGGGCCTCCAGGCAGGGGCTTCCTCTTTGCCTTTACCCATGCTGGTTCTTTCTGTTCCCCAGCCCGCTCTTCATGGTCTGCCCCAGCAGCCTCTCCTCCTGCCATTTTTTAGCCTGGCCCCTCACATCTCTCCTTGCCGCTCCCTGTTGCCCGCTCCCTAAATCGAAAAGCGGGGCCCAGGCCTCTCCCTGGAGTGCAGGGATTGGTGCTGCTATGTGCTGGAGCGCTGTCACCCTCTCTGGCCTTTGCTCCTGAACATTGGACTGGGGagatggggcggggggggcggtgTCGCAGGGAAAGGAGGTTTGCATTCTCAAGGACTTGAGACCCATTTCATCTGGCTCAGAGCCAGGGCTTTCATTCCCATCACCTGAGGGTTGAGGCCGGGAGGCTGCCAGTCTTTCTGCCGTTCTCCATTGGAGAGGCAAGTGCTTGCCTGGGGCTCACAGCCCTCCCCAGGGCCTGCTCCTCCCAGCACAGCAGGGCTGGCTCCTGAGGCATGGCAACCGGGCCTTGGAGAGGCCAGGGCGCCAAGGCGATGGTTACCAGCGCAGGCTCCTGAGAAGTCGCTGGAGCCCTCATGCTGGCCTCCAGGTGCACCCAACCCCTGGGGTGCCAACAGCCAGGGCACTGCCCTGTCTGGCCTGGACAGGGCCTCGTTAGCAGAGGGTGTTAAAGCCTCACCTTGGTGTCGAGGAGCCAGCCTTCCCCCCATTTCAGAGGGTAGGACCTGCCCCATGCTGCACAGCAGTTCGCAGGCACAGCTCCGGGTTTTCTGTGCCTGTTGACTCTGGGACCCCCTGAAAGGCCTTGGAGCAGATGCTGGGCTGTATGGCTCACCTCATGTGGAAGGGGCACGGGGAGGAGCCACCAACTCTGGACAGTTGGGACTTGAGGGTGGAGGAGGGGGATCCAGAGCAGCTTTTCTGTGAGGGTGGCATAGGGTGGTCAGGCCTAGGCTGGCTGGTGGGGTCTGTGCTCGAGGGGAGGGGGAGGACAGGTGTCGATGGGTGGAACTTGCACACCTTGATGGCACCTGGGTGGGAGAGCCAGATGGTGGCCAGGGACTGCCCTGTACTGGGGAGGGTCTCAAGCAGGATCCAACAGAGAGGGCCACAGCTTTGGTGGCTGCTGGCCCTGCCCTCAGCCTCCCTGATGCCTGGGGTGGGTGAGCGGGCATCTGCCTGgcctcttccttccctttctcccttggCCCCGCCTGGAGTCCCGCCTGTTACCAGTCACAAGATGGGGCTGAGTCTCCGGGGAGGAGGGCGGGAGTGAGGTGATCAAGCCCAGAGCTAACCAGGAGATCGAGTCCAGCTTCTTTTGCTGCACACGTGGGGTGTGCTCCGAGGTCTCACAGTTGGCCACTCTCTAGTGCTGTCCTGCCCCCAGGCCCTAGTCCCAGGCTTCCCCAGTTCCTTTGGGTCTCCTTTTGTCCCCTCTTCACCCTTCTCCCTTCAGTAAGTGCCATATCCCTGGGTTCTCAGGACTCAGGGCTCAGGCTGACTCCTGGGGGAGGCAGAGGCCTCCAGGGAGGAAGTGCCAGGGCAAGGGCGGGGGGCGGGGACCCTGGAAGGGGCTGCATCAGGGAGAACAAGTTCTGATGGGAGGAAGACCCGGGGTTGTGCAGGGACCCCTCCTGGTCCCCACAGCCGTGGGCGATCCCAGGAGCCTCATCCCCCCGACAGGTGGAGTCCCCGGAGCTGCCGTTAGACCTTCAGCACTGGATCGCCTACAATGAGGCCAGCAGCCAGCTGCTCCGTGCCGAGAGTGGGCTAAGCAGCGCTGCCAAGGACCAGTAACCGCTGCCTCCACGCCTGACTGCTCAGCCCAGCCTGGGTCCTGTGCCTGTGTGCCCCTGGGTTTTCAACACCCCTCTGTGCCCGGCCCCACACCAGGCATGGGTGGGGATTGCTTGCACACCCAGACTGCTCAGCCCGGGGGGAGAGGAAAGGCAAAGCAGGAGGCCTAGAGCCCCTGGTGAGGGCCAGCAAGGCCCGGTGGGGCTAGGGCAGGTGGATGGAAGGGGACACGGAGGGGGGACTGGCCAGCACCCTCAGGGTGGATGCCTCCCCCAGTACTGGCTTCTCTGCTCCAGGCCCATTCTCAAGAGGACAGGGTGGGCAGCCGGGTTGAGTGGCCGGAAGGGTTGCTGGGGACACTAGCAGGCCACCTGGGGACTGCACTCCTGCAGAGGTGGCTGAGGAGCCCTGTCCAAGCCCCTGGACCCTGCCCCATCACTGTGCTGCAGGACCCTGTGCTGTGCCCTTGTGCCCTGCCCTCCTGGGACCAGCAGCCCATCTGCCATTTCTCCACCCCTGCCCAGCACCCTGCCCTGTTGTCCACTGCTCCCTGCTCCGAGGGGCTGTCCCCCTGGGCTGGCCAGGCTTAGGACAAGGTCTTCTGGGCCCCTCTGCCTTGTCCCCGTGCCCTGTCCTGGCAGCTGCTCTCAGCTGCCCATGGTGATGCCAGGCTTCAGGGCCACCTGCTCCCAGCTGACCCCTCACTGACAGTCGCGGAATGAAGGCTGGAGAGAATAAGCCCAGGGGTTGAGGGCAGAGCAGGGCAGGTCCCCAGCCCAGGGTGCTGCCTGATGCCCTCAGCTCCTGGGAAAGGGGTACTGAGGTCACTGAGGTTGGGGGACCCTGGAGGTGGGGTCACTGCATGCCTGTGTTTGTGTGGCTGCTCAGGGCCATGTGTTCACCTGCCCTTGCCCCTACTCCTGCCCTGCCAACCTCCAGGCAGGCCAGAGCCTCTGGGCTACCAGTGCTGTCTCCCTGCACCCCCTCTGGGTCCACAAAGCTGGTCCGAGCCAGAGCTGCGCTGCTGCCTGCGCCTGCTCCCGAGCTGTTGTGATTGCCTTACACCTGCCACAGAAAAGCTGCAatctttgtttatttaaaaaaagtgcAAAATTAAAGGTTTTTAAACGTGATCCTGCTGGGGCAGGGGCTGCATCACGGGTGTGTTTCCTGGCATGGGGGCCAGGCTGGCAGGGCAGGGGATGAGGCCAGAGGTGATGCCCAAAGCCACTGGGCTGGCCCCAGACCCAGGCCCCCTCTTCCCCAAGTTCTTGAGCCTTGCACTCTCCCCAGGGACACCCTCCCAGGCTTCCGGCTCTGCTCTTCGAGGCTTGGAGCCTCAGTGCCAGACTGGTCGGGTCTGGTCGGACTAGCTCTGATCCCTGGGCCAGCTGCTGTTGGGAAGTTAAAGGTCAATGACCACTCGGCCCCACAGTGGGTGGGCTCAGGATCTCCTTCCTGAACTGCCCAAGGGGCGTCCCCAGTGGGGAGGCAGTGCAGGCCAGACTCAGGCAGACCCCCCATGGGGTCCCAGTCCTGGGGAGGGCCAGGGGTGGAGAAGAGGGTCCTAGAGACAGATCTGCAGGCAAGGCCAGAATCCTGGAGGATGCCTGGGTGAAAGGGGCCATCCGAGGTGGGGAACCCCAAGAGGCCTGTTTTGGGGAAGCAAGGGTGTGGGGAGGTCTGCCTGGGGAGGAGAGCATTGCAACCTGGTGGTGCCAGGCCTGCAGGTGGGCACCTGAAGCTGCTTGATGTCCCTCAGCCACAAGGGGGTAGAGCAGCTGCCCCAATGGAGGGCCTCCCAGCCTCTGCCGCCAATGGCCGCTGGCTGCGCCACATCCCCCCAGGGCCCAGGGATGTAGGTCTCCTCTCGCTGAGTGCGGTTCCATGCGCCCTCGCGCCCCACCTGGCGTCCAGCCCTAGACCTCCTTGGAGCCTGTGGACGGTCGTCCACCTCatgggtggggaaactgaggtgtgAGCAGGGAATGCCCGACCTGGGTCTTGGGGTGTCCCAGGCCAAGATGCTGGTCCCCATGGGGCCCTCGGTTGGGGAGGCCCCTGCTCTCCAGGTGCAAGGAGGGGTGGTCCTTCTTTGACCCCTCCCTGCCGACTTAAAGTAATACTTGCTCATTTGCCAGCCAGGCAGCCCTGGGGAGGGACGAGTTGGACAGCAATTCACGGTCTCCCTCTTCGTTTTTGACCTTCCCATGTCCCCACCTGTGGCCTCTCTTAGTTCAACCGGGGCAGCGTGCGTTTCCAACGCCGGTCAGCTCCCAGCGGGCTCCCAGCCTCCCTGCTGCCTCCGCGGGACGGCTGGCAGGGCTCAGAGCTCAGAGCGGAGGTTTCGGCAGGGAGGGGGCCCTGGCGGCCCTGCTCTCCCGGCGGAGGCTCGGGAGTCCTTGCAGCGCGGGACGCCCTCTCCTGGCCACGTGATGCAGTGCAGGTGGGGAGCCCTGCAGGTATTCCCCCCGCCTCCCACCACATCTGCACCTCGGAAGAGCCTGGGGTCTTCATCTGTGCGAAGCTGAGGGCCGTCACCGGGGCGGGCGAGGCCCTGGGCCCAGCTCAGTGGTGGCTCCAAGGAGGGAGCCGTAGGCACGCGTCAAGAGGCCAGGTGGGGTGCTCCCGTAGGCTCTGCCAGCAGTCCTGGCTGAGGGCCGCTCCCAGGACATTTTTTCATTCCCTGGCGTTTCTAGGAAAGCCTTTGGGTATGGGGGGGAGAGGCGAAGGTGGGGACCCTGATCTCTGCACGCTTCACAGAGAGGGATGAGCCCTCAGGGCAGGGTTCTGAGGGGCTGGTCACTCCCCCATGCCTCTTGGGCCCCTGCTTGCTTCTTCCCGCACCCACCCAGCACCTTCAGGGGCCAGCGGGAACCAGGGCCTTAGAACCCAAGACCTCACTGGCCAGAACCCAGAAAGTGCTCGGCCCCTGGGGAGTTCCCACCAGTGCCCTGGGGCTGCTTGGCTTCTGCCTTCCCTTTATGTGCTGATGTGGGGGAGGGGGCAATGAGGGTGAAGCAGGAGCCTGAAGGCCAGCTCTCCTGGATCCTAAGGGCTCTGGATGCCTGGGGAGGGGAGTTCAGCAGGTGGCTCAGGCAGACAGAGCCAACCCCAGGGGCTGAGGCTCCTGCAGGCCCAGCCTTCCCTGAGCTGGCACTGGCCTGGGTGTCCCGTGGGCACGAGTTCATCTAGTCCCAGCTGTCTTAAGGGGTGAGGACTGGGCATGGACGTGCATGGATGCCCACAGATGCACACCCGTCACAAACACCTGAGAAGCCTAGGGTGAGGCAGAGCCAAACACGCCCACCCTTGAAGGAGGCTGGATTCGCTCTGAGCTTCCTTCCCAGCCAGGGTGGGTGGGGTGACACCTCCAGGGTTTGAGGGAAGACTGAGGGGCAGATTTTCCCTGAGCTAAGAAATGGGGCCTGGTTTGAAACGCTGGGGGGCTGGTTTGCTGGAGGGATAACCCAGGGTACACTTCTCCCCCAGGCCTGTCTCTGCATCTGTGGAATGGTCCCAAGAGGCCGAGGTGGCAGGGAGGGTCGAGTAGACAGTccagctgttctgaaggcactcGGGAAGGAAAGGGCGGTCCCCACCCTTGCCTCTTTATTGTCTAGAAGTTTGGGGTACGCAGGGCAGAGTGCCCCATCTCGCCTCCCGTCCCATGTGTGACTAGAGGCCCCGTCAGGAAGGAGGTGCCCAAGAAGCTTGGCCCCCAGCGTGGCCGGGGTGCCGGGCCTGGTCTACCCAAGAAGCTCGGCCCCCAGCGTGGCCGGGGTGCCGGGCCTGGTCTACCCTTCGACATTGCAGAGgttgtggaagcagcagtagaTGGGGTGGAGAGCTCCGAAGCTGTCGGGGTCGGTGGCCACACAGGAGGTGGAGCAGGAGCGGGTTACCACGGGGCTCCCATTGAAGGGGTATTCTGCAGAGGGCAGCCACGTCAGAGCCCCCGCCCAGTGCTGCCACCACCCCGCCCCACTCTTCCCACGCCCTTAACCTTGCAGCTCCCACCCCCTGTTGGCCCTGCCTACCCCAGCCCTAAGGGCCCAATGTGGGAAGTCACCCTGCCCCGACTCCCCATCCCCTGACTGAAGTATTTACTGACGATGGCACCGGGCCGGCTGTATTGAGCATCAGTGCAGTCTGAGAAGGGAGCCCCAAAGGCTGAggcagaggtgggggtggggccccAACGGGGCCCTGCTCCTCTGTACCTGCCCTGCCCCCAGCACCTGGCACCCCAAGACAAAGTCCTTGAGGGGCTGCCCCTCCCTAGCtgcctctcctgctcccccaccTCCCAGGGCCAGTGCTGTCCTGAGAGGGGCTTGGATTGGGCTGTAGAGGTGGAGTCTCCAGCCCATGGAGGGAGAGGGAGACGTTTGGGGGCAACTCTGCCCCTGCTGGGGGCCCGGTCTCACCCGACTCCACAGTCACCACAGTGGTCATGCAAGCTGTTGCGTCCGGCTTGCAGTAAGTCACGTTCTTGCACAAGGCACTAACCGTGGGATTCTGACAGGTGTAGCACTTGAAGGCGGCACCTGGGAGAGGGGTGGGGGCAGGCCCTCAGCACCTGGCCACCGGAGCCAGGAGGAGGAGCTCCAGGAGAGGccgtggcgggggcggggggtgggaggtgggggtcCAGCTTCTGGGCCTGGCCCCACATTGTCTCCCCAGTGTCTTCTCTTGTGGACCCCTGCCTGCCTAGGCAGGTGGAGCCCCCCCAGCTGAGATCCTTCCTGCTGGCTGTTTGACTGCCAGACTTTCGCACCCTATCACTCTAAGAAGCCTTGGTTTCTTTCCTGGAGAAGGGGGCCATGACCCCTGACTTGGGGAGAAGCTGTCATTTAGGATGAGGGGGAGGATCCCAGTGGGGGTGAACGAAGCCTTCAGCCACGAAGGCCCCCCCCCCCAACAGCCTCACCCTGCTGAGGAGGTGGGAAACAGGCCTGGGGGGCAGCATGAGCTGGCCCCCACCCCACTTACCACGACCCACGCTCCAGGCTGCCAGGAGCAGCAGGGACAGTGTGGCCCAGCTTGAGGCCATCCTT harbors:
- the THEM6 gene encoding protein THEM6 — its product is MLWLLVAPLALALAYFALLDGWYPVRLTWALLRARLLQPPVRDLLAEQRFAGRVLPSDLDLLLHMNNARYLREADMARSAHLARCGVLGALRALGARTVLAASCARYRRSLRLLEPFEVRTRLLAWDDSAFFLEARFVSLRDGFVCALLRFRQHMLGTSPERVVQHLCKRRVESPELPLDLQHWIAYNEASSQLLRAESGLSSAAKDQ
- the SLURP1 gene encoding secreted Ly-6/uPAR-related protein 1, translated to MASSWATLSLLLLAAWSVGRGAAFKCYTCQNPTVSALCKNVTYCKPDATACMTTVVTVESEYPFNGSPVVTRSCSTSCVATDPDSFGALHPIYCCFHNLCNVEG